The Pirellulaceae bacterium region CAGCGCTCCGATCGCATCTACTATGTGGCCACCATGCCGCAACTGTATCCTCTGGCCGCGACACAATTAGGCGAGGCCGGGCTGGCCGATGATTCTGAAGGGGCTCGCCGACTGGTGGTGGAAAAGCCTTTCGGCACCGACCTGGAGTCGGCTCGTGAGCTGAACCAAGTCATCCACCGATCATTCCGTGAGGACCAGGTGTATCGGATCGACCACTATTTGGGTAAAGAGACCGTGCAGAACATCATGGTGCTCCGTTTTGGTAATTCGATCTTCGAGCCCCTGTGGAACCGCAACTATATCGATCACGTCCAAATCACCGTTGCCGAAGAGGTCATTATCGGTCGGCGGGCTGCCTATTACGAGAAATCCGGCGTGCTGCGTGATATGTTCCAGAATCACCTGTTCCAGTTGATGATGGTGGTTGGCATGGAGGCACCAGTAAAATACAACGCTAGCTGTGTGCGCGACGAAAAGGTGAAAGTACTTCGGGCGGTTCGACCCTTTCACGGCAGCGATTTCGCACAAGGTGGGATTCGCGGACAGTATGCAGGTTACGCTGAAGAAGATGGGGTGGCCTCAGGCAGCTCCACAGAGACGTTTGCGGCTTTGCGATTGTTTATCGACAATTGGCGTTGGAAGGGCGTGCCGTTCTACTTGCGTAGTGGCAAGGGGATGAGCTGCCGCACCACGCAGATCGTGATCGAATTCAAGGAGCCACCACATTTGGTGTTCAGTGGTGGACGTGAGTCGACACCTCAAGCAAACCGATTGGTGATCCAGGTGCAACCGGCCGAAGGAATACAGATGCACTTTCAATCGAAGGTCCCTGATCAAGGCATGAGGCTGCGCACTAGCCAGCTGGATTTTCGCTTTGACGATGCTGCCGGTCAGTCGGTGCCAGATGCTTATCAAAGGTTGCTGCAGGATGCGCTGCTGGGTGACGCCAGCTTGTTTGCGCGCAGCGATGAAGTTGAAATGTCTTGGCAGATTATCGACCCGATTCTGGCGGCTTGGCGCAGCCCGGCTGCCCCCGATCTGAACATCTATCCGCTGGAGAGTTGGGGCCCAGACGAATCTGCCCAATGGCTATCCAAGGACGGTAGAAGCTGGTTTGATGTCTGTCCGGTTATTCACTAATTGCGTTCGTAGCGGCCCAATCGGTGGCACGCCAATGTCGGTTCTATGGTTATGGCAAGTGACAGCTTCATGAATTCGTTCTTCCGAAGTATCAACCGCCGTCTGCGGTTTTCGACGCTGAGTGCGTGGCTGGCCGTCGCCAACTGCCTGGGCTGCGTCCCACAGCCTGAAAACGCCGTCGTGCTGTATAGCGCAGCCGATCGCGAATATGCACAACCCATACTGGACGCCTTCGAGCGCCGCGCGGAGGGCATTGAGATTGTCAGGCAGTTTGACATTGAATCGACTAAGACGGTGGGCTTAGCCAACCGCATCGTAGCTGAAGCACAGCGACCGCAGTGTGATGTGTTTTGGAATAATGAGATTATGCATACTTTGTCTCTTGAAAGCAAAGGATTGCTACAGCCGATCG contains the following coding sequences:
- the zwf gene encoding glucose-6-phosphate dehydrogenase is translated as MAHTIVIFGASGDLTSRKLIPALYELFRRGRLPVQTRIVGAARSEFHDQAWRQQLAESTARFVGNGFDAQAWSEFSQAVHYCALDIQQAADFSKLAKRLNELEGGQRSDRIYYVATMPQLYPLAATQLGEAGLADDSEGARRLVVEKPFGTDLESARELNQVIHRSFREDQVYRIDHYLGKETVQNIMVLRFGNSIFEPLWNRNYIDHVQITVAEEVIIGRRAAYYEKSGVLRDMFQNHLFQLMMVVGMEAPVKYNASCVRDEKVKVLRAVRPFHGSDFAQGGIRGQYAGYAEEDGVASGSSTETFAALRLFIDNWRWKGVPFYLRSGKGMSCRTTQIVIEFKEPPHLVFSGGRESTPQANRLVIQVQPAEGIQMHFQSKVPDQGMRLRTSQLDFRFDDAAGQSVPDAYQRLLQDALLGDASLFARSDEVEMSWQIIDPILAAWRSPAAPDLNIYPLESWGPDESAQWLSKDGRSWFDVCPVIH